The proteins below come from a single Arthrobacter crystallopoietes genomic window:
- a CDS encoding DUF5719 family protein — protein sequence MADTPDNQPDEHSAPADPQDAVPGKAKRGTRKGPRAARAAKAEAAAAAKSSAANSSPATKKAAAPAAGTTADATPRPDSREDNPAVGKKNGRLVGLAAGLGILVLGTGGVVAGSVMQPPRAAAELPPVSAAVPAGEYTGVCPEPLKLLDSSAEEVDPEFSPLSTTAETRARAVVLSDLGGTVPGSALYELGSDSPLREIAEFTGEAGSTGRSEAGETKVLAEVVPSQDISAATVLTVEPMGQQHPQAGATMTYTAEDGDLRGLAAANCMTPSNDFWLLGASTTVGSSAVLNLYNATETASTVDLKLVGAEGPIQAAGSRGLLIAPGESKSIVLAGLAANQESLAVHVSSSGGPIVGTIQQSILRELTPGGVELLQPSAGAGLSQVLTGIAVQDEKTAQQIRGQAGYENASPALNVVVPGASDATVQVRVFGPKGQVALPGGGVFNAAAGTVSAIPLDSLPQGTYSVEVTSDVSVVASARASRGTGEGDPVDFGWAPSTDRLGSEHLALVPGGVSSRFSFIAPEGNAKVSLTPISANGRLGTERVVDVPGGSTVSLDPKANGADPAALLIGATGDPVYGSLVVFNGSSPNVSVLPVPPGTQGRQSVPVFLGY from the coding sequence ATGGCAGACACGCCTGACAACCAGCCCGACGAGCACTCCGCCCCTGCGGATCCGCAGGACGCTGTGCCCGGCAAGGCCAAACGCGGGACCCGCAAGGGGCCCCGCGCGGCGAGGGCCGCCAAGGCTGAAGCAGCCGCGGCAGCAAAGTCATCGGCTGCAAATTCGTCCCCGGCAACCAAGAAGGCTGCGGCTCCCGCTGCCGGTACGACGGCGGATGCAACGCCGCGCCCGGACAGCCGGGAAGACAATCCTGCAGTCGGGAAGAAGAACGGCCGCCTGGTTGGCCTTGCCGCCGGGCTAGGCATCCTCGTTCTCGGCACCGGTGGCGTCGTAGCCGGCAGCGTCATGCAGCCGCCGCGGGCTGCCGCCGAACTGCCGCCGGTTTCGGCTGCCGTTCCGGCGGGCGAGTACACCGGCGTCTGCCCCGAGCCGCTGAAACTCTTGGACAGCTCGGCCGAAGAGGTGGATCCCGAGTTCAGCCCTCTCTCCACGACGGCGGAAACCCGGGCACGCGCCGTCGTACTTAGTGATTTGGGTGGAACGGTGCCGGGCAGCGCACTGTATGAACTCGGCTCCGACTCTCCGCTGCGCGAAATCGCGGAGTTCACCGGTGAGGCCGGCAGCACCGGCCGAAGCGAAGCGGGGGAGACCAAGGTCCTGGCCGAAGTGGTGCCGAGCCAGGACATTTCTGCGGCTACCGTACTGACGGTGGAGCCGATGGGGCAGCAGCACCCGCAGGCGGGGGCGACCATGACCTACACCGCCGAAGACGGTGACCTGCGCGGTTTGGCCGCGGCCAACTGCATGACGCCATCGAACGATTTCTGGCTGCTCGGCGCCTCCACCACGGTGGGCAGCAGCGCCGTGCTGAACCTTTACAACGCCACCGAAACCGCGTCCACGGTGGACCTTAAACTAGTCGGCGCCGAAGGGCCGATCCAGGCCGCCGGCAGCCGGGGGCTGCTCATCGCCCCGGGCGAATCGAAGTCCATTGTGCTGGCGGGCCTGGCCGCCAACCAGGAATCGCTGGCCGTGCATGTCAGTTCCTCCGGCGGTCCGATTGTCGGGACCATCCAGCAGAGCATCCTGCGCGAACTGACCCCTGGCGGCGTGGAACTGCTGCAGCCGTCGGCCGGAGCGGGCCTGAGCCAGGTGCTCACCGGGATTGCCGTGCAGGACGAAAAAACTGCGCAGCAGATCCGCGGGCAGGCCGGGTACGAGAATGCCTCGCCTGCGCTGAACGTTGTGGTTCCGGGCGCCAGTGACGCCACGGTTCAAGTACGGGTTTTCGGTCCGAAGGGCCAGGTGGCCCTTCCCGGCGGGGGAGTGTTCAACGCGGCGGCGGGAACGGTGTCGGCTATCCCGCTCGACTCGCTTCCGCAGGGAACGTACTCGGTGGAAGTGACCTCGGACGTCTCCGTGGTGGCTTCGGCACGAGCGAGCCGGGGCACGGGCGAGGGCGACCCCGTCGATTTCGGCTGGGCTCCGTCCACCGACCGGTTGGGCAGCGAACACCTGGCCCTCGTGCCCGGCGGCGTCAGCTCCCGGTTCTCCTTCATCGCCCCGGAAGGCAACGCAAAGGTCAGCCTGACGCCGATCAGCGCGAACGGCCGGCTCGGCACCGAACGGGTGGTCGATGTGCCGGGCGGAAGCACCGTCTCGCTGGATCCGAAGGCTAACGGTGCGGATCCGGCGGCCCTCCTGATCGGCGCCACCGGGGACCCGGTCTACGGCTCGCTGGTGGTCTTCAACGGCAGCTCGCCGAACGTCTCGGTGCTGCCTGTTCCGCCGGGAACGCAGGGCCGGCAGAGCGTGCCGGTCTTCCTGGGCTACTGA
- a CDS encoding metallopeptidase family protein codes for MKNGPSLDVRLSGAAQSGGKSKPFEQRRRNRHGRGLRGELLPAHLPGNHTREERFEGWVSDSAERLHYLWGDPIEATQFVVAEIPPNLEELVAAGGPAPLGSFTPAAPGRPAVVTVFRRPVEREADSREELPELVHDVVVEQAAELLGMAPEAVDPSYGRTRS; via the coding sequence ATGAAAAACGGACCATCGCTCGACGTCAGGCTGAGTGGTGCAGCGCAGTCCGGCGGCAAATCAAAGCCGTTCGAACAACGACGGCGGAACCGCCACGGGCGCGGACTGCGCGGTGAGCTTCTGCCCGCCCACCTGCCGGGCAACCACACCCGGGAAGAGCGCTTTGAAGGCTGGGTCTCGGACTCCGCGGAACGGCTTCATTATTTGTGGGGGGACCCCATCGAAGCCACCCAATTCGTGGTCGCCGAAATCCCGCCGAACCTGGAGGAACTGGTTGCTGCAGGCGGCCCCGCGCCCCTTGGCAGCTTCACTCCTGCGGCTCCGGGACGGCCCGCCGTCGTTACTGTCTTCCGGCGTCCGGTGGAACGGGAGGCGGACAGCAGGGAGGAGCTGCCGGAACTGGTTCACGATGTCGTGGTGGAACAAGCCGCCGAGCTGCTCGGCATGGCGCCCGAGGCCGTTGACCCCAGCTACGGCCGCACCCGCTCCTGA
- a CDS encoding DUF3499 domain-containing protein, giving the protein MGSIRQCSRSACQRSAIATLTYVYADSTAVLGPLATYAEPHCYDLCAEHAERLTVPRGWEVMRLALPEQPPVPNTDDLMALAKAVREAGTVPAGPDEAPAQRGLREPIEPPAEPGGARRGHLRILRGQQ; this is encoded by the coding sequence GTGGGATCCATACGCCAATGTTCACGCTCGGCCTGTCAACGGTCGGCCATCGCTACTTTGACGTACGTGTATGCCGATTCCACGGCTGTCCTCGGGCCGCTGGCCACCTATGCCGAACCGCACTGCTACGACCTGTGCGCCGAGCACGCGGAGCGGCTGACCGTACCGCGCGGCTGGGAAGTCATGCGGCTGGCCCTGCCCGAGCAGCCTCCGGTCCCGAACACCGATGACCTGATGGCCCTGGCCAAGGCGGTCCGCGAGGCAGGAACCGTGCCCGCCGGTCCGGACGAAGCTCCGGCCCAGCGCGGCCTGCGCGAACCGATCGAGCCGCCGGCCGAGCCCGGCGGAGCCCGCCGCGGTCACCTGCGCATTCTGCGCGGACAGCAGTAG
- a CDS encoding Trm112 family protein, with amino-acid sequence MAHLSPELLAVLRCPVTGSSLVQEGEELVSSAKDASGRQLRYRIDEGIPVLLPPALQEAGQAGAQPAKEQPATDNSPNTPATDA; translated from the coding sequence ATGGCCCATCTTTCCCCTGAATTGCTTGCCGTCCTGCGCTGTCCGGTGACCGGCTCGTCGCTGGTCCAGGAAGGCGAGGAACTGGTTTCCAGCGCGAAGGACGCCAGCGGCCGGCAGCTGCGCTACCGCATCGACGAGGGCATCCCCGTCCTGCTTCCGCCGGCGCTGCAGGAAGCCGGCCAGGCCGGCGCCCAGCCCGCCAAAGAGCAGCCCGCCACCGACAATTCCCCGAATACCCCGGCAACCGACGCCTAA
- the ahcY gene encoding adenosylhomocysteinase, whose product MSFDYKVKDLSLAEAGRHQIRLAEHEMPGLMALREEFGASQPLKGARIAGSLHMTVQTAVLIETLTALGAEVRWASCNIFSTQDEAAAAIVVGKGTVEDPQGVPVFAWKGETLEEYWWTATQILNWPGAAENPELGPNMILDDGGDATLLLHKGVEFEAAGAVPDATADDAHEYTIILDVLRKSLAEDSQRWTRIAGGILGVTEETTTGVHRLYQLAEQGKLLFPAINVNDSVTKSKFDNKYGIRHSLPDGINRATDVLMGGKVAVVCGYGDVGKGAAEALRGQGSRVIVTEIDPICALQAAMDGYQVTTLEKVVDQGDIFITTTGNKDVIMASDMLKMKNKAIVGNIGHFDNEIDMAGLEKIDGVQKVEIKPQVHEWVFDADPAAGKEGRSIIVLSEGRLLNLGNATGHPSFVMSNSFANQTIAQIELFTKAGKPAADSTTGEPEYAKQVYVLPKILDEKVARLHLGALGVELTELNKEQAEYLDVDVAGPYKPEHYRY is encoded by the coding sequence ATGTCATTCGATTACAAGGTCAAGGACCTTTCCCTGGCCGAGGCCGGCCGCCACCAGATCCGCCTCGCCGAGCACGAGATGCCGGGCCTGATGGCCCTGCGCGAGGAGTTCGGCGCCAGCCAGCCGCTCAAGGGCGCCCGCATCGCCGGGTCCCTGCACATGACCGTGCAGACCGCCGTGCTGATCGAGACGCTGACCGCGCTCGGCGCAGAGGTCCGCTGGGCCTCGTGCAACATCTTCTCCACGCAGGACGAGGCCGCGGCCGCCATCGTCGTCGGCAAGGGAACTGTTGAAGATCCGCAGGGTGTGCCCGTGTTCGCCTGGAAGGGCGAGACGCTCGAAGAATACTGGTGGACCGCCACGCAGATCCTCAACTGGCCCGGCGCTGCCGAGAACCCCGAGCTCGGCCCCAACATGATTCTCGACGACGGCGGCGACGCCACCCTCCTGCTGCACAAGGGCGTCGAGTTCGAGGCCGCCGGCGCCGTTCCGGACGCCACCGCCGATGATGCCCACGAGTACACGATCATCCTCGACGTGCTGCGCAAGTCGCTGGCCGAGGACTCGCAGCGGTGGACCCGCATTGCCGGCGGCATCCTGGGCGTGACCGAGGAAACCACCACCGGCGTTCACCGCCTGTACCAGCTGGCCGAACAGGGCAAGCTGCTCTTCCCGGCCATCAACGTCAACGACTCGGTCACCAAGTCCAAGTTCGACAACAAGTACGGCATCCGCCACTCCCTGCCGGACGGCATCAACCGCGCCACCGACGTCCTCATGGGCGGCAAGGTCGCCGTCGTCTGCGGTTACGGCGATGTGGGCAAGGGTGCCGCGGAGGCGCTGCGCGGCCAGGGCTCGCGCGTGATCGTCACCGAGATCGACCCGATCTGCGCGCTGCAGGCCGCGATGGACGGCTACCAGGTCACCACGCTGGAGAAGGTGGTGGACCAGGGCGACATCTTCATCACCACCACCGGCAACAAGGACGTCATCATGGCCTCCGACATGCTCAAGATGAAGAACAAGGCCATCGTCGGCAACATCGGTCACTTCGACAATGAGATCGACATGGCCGGGCTCGAGAAGATCGACGGCGTGCAGAAGGTCGAGATCAAGCCGCAGGTCCACGAGTGGGTCTTCGACGCTGACCCCGCCGCAGGCAAGGAGGGGCGCTCCATCATCGTGCTCTCCGAGGGCCGCCTGCTGAACCTGGGCAACGCCACCGGCCACCCGTCCTTCGTCATGAGCAACTCCTTCGCCAACCAGACCATCGCGCAGATCGAGCTGTTCACCAAGGCCGGCAAGCCTGCCGCGGACTCGACCACCGGCGAACCGGAATACGCCAAGCAGGTCTACGTGCTGCCGAAGATCCTGGACGAGAAGGTTGCCCGCCTGCACCTGGGCGCCCTTGGCGTGGAGTTGACGGAACTGAACAAGGAGCAGGCGGAGTACCTGGACGTGGACGTGGCGGGGCCATACAAGCCGGAGCACTACCGCTACTAA
- a CDS encoding pyridoxal-phosphate-dependent aminotransferase family protein, whose protein sequence is MTMSPDRIIPTRHLFGPGPCNPYPEATAALGLPLIGHLDPEFIARMDRTNEGLRVLWGTRNARTLPLSATGSAGMEAAFVNTVQSGDVAVIAVNGLFGERMCEVASRAGAEVVRVDHEWGTPVDAERVAAAYPNPTVIGAVHAETSTGVLSDIAALGAIKGDALLITDAVTSIGGMPLRADDWGIDVGYAGTQKCLGVAPGLAPFTISDRAFERRVPKPQSWYLDLGLLGGYANGAPGGQRAYHHTAPVGMVASLEAGINRILAEGLDAVTERHRSAGKALQDGLQEMGLELFAAEGHRLPQLTTVKVPEGVDAAAVRGYLLENFNVEIGAGAGEFTSTVWRIGLMGPNANPASVALLLGALKEAIAKA, encoded by the coding sequence ATGACCATGAGTCCGGATCGGATCATTCCCACCCGTCATCTGTTTGGGCCGGGGCCATGCAACCCCTACCCGGAGGCGACCGCGGCGCTGGGCCTGCCGCTGATCGGGCACCTGGACCCGGAATTCATCGCACGGATGGACCGGACCAACGAGGGGCTGCGGGTGCTCTGGGGAACCCGGAACGCCCGGACCCTGCCGCTGAGCGCCACCGGCTCGGCCGGCATGGAAGCCGCTTTCGTCAATACCGTGCAGTCGGGCGACGTCGCCGTCATCGCGGTGAACGGCCTCTTCGGCGAGCGGATGTGCGAGGTCGCCTCGCGCGCAGGCGCCGAGGTTGTGCGCGTAGACCACGAATGGGGCACGCCGGTGGACGCCGAGCGGGTTGCCGCTGCGTATCCGAACCCCACGGTGATCGGTGCCGTCCACGCAGAGACGAGCACCGGCGTCCTGAGCGATATCGCTGCGCTCGGCGCCATCAAGGGTGACGCCCTGCTGATTACCGATGCCGTGACATCCATCGGCGGCATGCCCCTCCGCGCGGACGATTGGGGCATCGACGTCGGTTATGCCGGCACGCAGAAGTGCCTCGGCGTGGCTCCGGGACTCGCACCGTTCACCATCTCGGACCGCGCCTTCGAACGCCGTGTGCCCAAGCCGCAGTCCTGGTACCTGGATCTGGGGCTGCTCGGCGGCTATGCCAATGGTGCACCCGGCGGACAGCGCGCCTACCACCACACCGCTCCGGTGGGCATGGTTGCCAGCCTCGAAGCGGGCATCAACCGCATCCTGGCGGAGGGGCTCGACGCGGTGACCGAACGCCACCGCTCGGCCGGCAAGGCTTTGCAGGACGGGCTGCAGGAGATGGGCCTGGAGCTGTTCGCGGCCGAGGGTCACCGGCTGCCGCAACTGACCACGGTGAAGGTTCCCGAGGGGGTCGACGCCGCGGCGGTCCGTGGCTACCTGCTGGAGAATTTCAACGTCGAGATCGGTGCGGGGGCCGGCGAGTTCACGTCTACCGTCTGGCGCATCGGGCTCATGGGTCCCAACGCCAACCCGGCCTCCGTGGCGCTGCTGCTGGGCGCCCTCAAGGAAGCCATCGCCAAGGCCTGA
- a CDS encoding RDD family protein — protein sequence MSNIVTGEAVVLELRPASFGVRALSSMIDCIINFLLLILTTAFLAETVQIGFDPAAAQALVLTMVVFFLVIVPVTFETLTRGKSIGRLIMGLRIVRDDGGSIRFRHALIRGLVGVFELYLLLGSVAFVVALFNDRSKRLGDLLAGTYSMRERVGVIPQELPHIPPQLVPWVKLTDMGRLPEPLARRISQFIVQSPKMIPASRERLAIDLANETSGFVSPPPPAGTAPEMFLIAVMAERRERDFVRLSRQYERSQAQSRRLHSLPFQD from the coding sequence ATGAGCAACATCGTCACGGGCGAGGCCGTCGTCCTGGAACTGCGTCCGGCGTCGTTCGGGGTGCGCGCGCTGAGCTCGATGATCGATTGCATCATCAACTTCCTGCTGCTGATCCTCACCACCGCGTTCCTGGCGGAAACCGTGCAGATCGGCTTCGACCCTGCGGCGGCGCAGGCCCTGGTGCTGACCATGGTGGTGTTTTTCCTCGTGATCGTGCCCGTGACCTTTGAGACGCTCACCCGCGGCAAGTCGATCGGCCGGCTGATCATGGGACTGCGGATAGTGCGCGACGATGGCGGCTCCATCCGCTTCCGGCATGCCTTGATCCGTGGGCTGGTGGGCGTGTTCGAGCTGTACCTGCTGCTCGGTTCCGTGGCGTTCGTCGTCGCACTCTTCAATGACCGGTCCAAGCGGCTGGGCGATCTGCTCGCCGGGACCTACAGCATGCGCGAACGCGTGGGAGTCATCCCGCAGGAACTTCCGCACATTCCGCCCCAGCTGGTGCCGTGGGTGAAGCTGACCGACATGGGGCGGCTGCCGGAGCCGCTGGCCCGCCGGATCTCCCAGTTCATCGTCCAGTCGCCCAAGATGATTCCGGCCTCGCGGGAACGGCTGGCGATCGATCTGGCGAACGAGACCTCGGGCTTTGTTTCTCCCCCGCCGCCAGCCGGGACCGCGCCGGAAATGTTCCTGATCGCGGTCATGGCCGAACGCCGGGAACGCGACTTCGTCCGGCTCAGCCGCCAGTACGAACGGTCCCAGGCCCAAAGCCGGCGGCTGCACTCGCTCCCGTTCCAGGACTGA
- a CDS encoding stage II sporulation protein M, whose amino-acid sequence MDIDAFTAVHQHDWKRLDELSAKRRLTGEEADELLVLYQRTSTHLSMIRSIAPESQISGALSTRLSRARTKFTGARSNFAEDVAGFFVLSLPAAFYRIRWLTVVIGVVFILVSWLFGAWVTGNPEVIKAIGSDEELRQYVEEDFVNYYKENPNASFAGMVWTNNAWIAAQCVAFGVTGLWVPYVLYMNAQGVGMAGGMMAAYDQLDTFFLYILPHGLMEMTAIFIAGAAGLRIFWSWISPGRMTRAASLAQEGRSLITVALGLVLVLFISGLVEGFVTPSDLPHWARIGIGALVLAAYWTYTLVLGRRAYNAGERGDLGRFDAGEVARTS is encoded by the coding sequence GTGGATATCGATGCCTTCACCGCGGTGCACCAGCATGACTGGAAACGCCTGGACGAGCTCAGCGCCAAGCGCCGCCTGACCGGCGAGGAAGCCGACGAGCTGCTTGTGCTGTACCAGCGCACCTCCACGCACCTGTCGATGATCCGCTCGATCGCGCCCGAAAGCCAGATCTCCGGCGCGCTCTCCACGCGGCTGTCCCGCGCGCGCACCAAATTTACCGGCGCGCGTTCCAACTTCGCCGAGGATGTTGCAGGATTCTTTGTGCTCTCGCTGCCCGCGGCGTTCTACAGGATCCGCTGGCTGACGGTCGTCATCGGCGTCGTTTTTATCCTGGTGTCCTGGCTCTTCGGCGCCTGGGTTACCGGCAACCCCGAGGTCATCAAGGCCATCGGTTCCGATGAAGAGCTGCGCCAGTACGTCGAAGAGGACTTCGTCAACTACTACAAGGAAAACCCCAACGCCTCCTTCGCCGGCATGGTCTGGACCAACAACGCGTGGATCGCCGCCCAGTGCGTTGCCTTCGGCGTGACCGGTCTCTGGGTCCCGTACGTGCTCTACATGAACGCCCAGGGCGTGGGCATGGCCGGCGGAATGATGGCCGCCTACGACCAGTTGGACACCTTTTTCCTCTACATCCTGCCGCACGGCCTGATGGAGATGACCGCCATTTTCATTGCCGGCGCCGCTGGCCTGCGGATCTTCTGGTCCTGGATCTCGCCCGGGCGGATGACCCGCGCCGCGTCGCTCGCGCAAGAAGGCCGTTCGCTGATCACCGTGGCCCTGGGGCTGGTGCTGGTCCTGTTCATCTCCGGCCTCGTGGAGGGCTTCGTGACGCCGAGCGACCTGCCGCACTGGGCCCGCATCGGCATCGGCGCGCTGGTGCTCGCCGCGTACTGGACCTACACCCTGGTGCTCGGCCGCCGCGCCTACAACGCCGGGGAACGCGGCGATCTGGGCCGCTTCGATGCCGGCGAGGTTGCCCGGACCAGCTGA
- a CDS encoding TIGR01906 family membrane protein: MAGEDRISGNFENPRTDRTPDTDSDPVEVPAPPVPASGRFLDESNRLPMRKASRLPDLSAFNKESRGTAKNNDGGASSANNDGGVPAASRFKPDAVPGWGSPAPKPTDSAQVDASPKPGQPGADRIATEHSGAEQPRSDRPAPAKPRTGSTRIAESKNGKEPEPRAAQVIGAAAQAERKSTDGAAPSAGPVSADEAAPSTKVAPTVATPADSKASPSTATAAVPPDSAVPPASQDEQQEDMQSSTEPAPGPNPEPAPEPTPEQNPANPRADRASEWQSSPAETVRAEKTRTRPGDKGGGATSVAAAAASSAVVGGAEGGAAKGAGNGPGAKHAAGKQAASKPNRPVLSDVERRAAEREEAVNAKPPAGRILQVMLAVLFPFLLIIGAIRAVCTPLFLWIEYNRPGFPADSFGFSTEDRMTYGSYAVDYLLNWAGPRYLGGLVGPDGEQLFLDSEVGHMADVKTVIMGAWIAGAAMLVLSVLAVIYLARKYPGGIRRGLFAGSAATLILIIVLGVLGALNWQGFFTAFHGVFFADGTWTFFVDDTLIRLFPAQFWMDAGIVIAVLVLMVSSLVLAFTWPTKSRRERSSEKLAAARARYLQDLREDF; encoded by the coding sequence GTGGCAGGCGAGGACCGGATCTCCGGCAACTTTGAGAACCCCCGTACGGATCGTACGCCGGATACCGACAGCGACCCCGTCGAGGTGCCCGCGCCTCCGGTCCCGGCCAGCGGCCGGTTCCTTGACGAGTCCAACCGGCTGCCGATGCGCAAGGCCAGCCGCTTGCCCGATCTGAGCGCCTTCAACAAGGAATCCCGCGGCACGGCAAAGAATAACGACGGCGGTGCCTCCTCAGCGAATAACGACGGCGGTGTTCCAGCCGCCTCGCGCTTCAAACCGGACGCCGTCCCCGGCTGGGGGAGCCCCGCGCCGAAGCCGACTGACTCGGCGCAGGTCGACGCTTCCCCGAAGCCGGGCCAGCCGGGAGCAGATCGGATAGCGACAGAGCACTCCGGAGCAGAACAGCCCCGGTCAGATCGACCGGCGCCAGCCAAGCCGCGGACAGGCTCAACCCGTATCGCAGAGTCAAAGAATGGGAAGGAGCCGGAGCCGCGGGCCGCTCAGGTTATCGGCGCGGCTGCCCAGGCAGAGCGAAAATCCACTGACGGCGCGGCTCCCTCGGCGGGCCCGGTGTCTGCGGATGAAGCTGCTCCCTCGACGAAGGTGGCCCCGACGGTTGCGACACCTGCTGATAGCAAGGCTTCGCCAAGCACAGCTACCGCCGCGGTCCCGCCCGACTCCGCTGTTCCGCCGGCCTCCCAGGACGAACAGCAGGAAGACATGCAGTCTTCAACAGAGCCGGCCCCCGGACCGAACCCGGAGCCGGCCCCCGAACCGACCCCGGAGCAGAACCCTGCGAACCCCCGGGCGGATCGGGCGTCGGAATGGCAGTCGAGCCCAGCCGAGACAGTGCGGGCGGAGAAGACCCGCACCCGTCCCGGAGATAAAGGTGGCGGCGCAACCTCGGTGGCGGCAGCAGCGGCGTCGTCCGCGGTTGTGGGCGGGGCCGAAGGCGGAGCTGCCAAGGGAGCTGGCAACGGGCCCGGCGCGAAGCATGCCGCCGGGAAGCAGGCCGCCTCGAAACCGAACCGGCCGGTGCTTTCAGACGTGGAGCGCCGGGCGGCCGAGCGCGAGGAAGCCGTCAACGCGAAGCCTCCGGCGGGCCGGATCCTGCAGGTGATGCTCGCCGTCTTATTCCCGTTCCTGCTGATCATCGGGGCAATCCGTGCGGTGTGCACGCCGCTGTTTCTGTGGATCGAGTACAACCGGCCGGGGTTCCCGGCGGACAGTTTCGGGTTCAGCACCGAGGACCGGATGACCTACGGCTCGTACGCGGTGGATTACCTGCTGAACTGGGCCGGGCCGCGCTACCTCGGCGGGCTCGTGGGGCCGGACGGGGAACAGTTGTTCCTCGACAGCGAGGTCGGGCACATGGCGGACGTGAAGACCGTGATCATGGGCGCGTGGATTGCGGGAGCGGCCATGCTGGTCCTGAGCGTGCTCGCGGTGATTTACCTGGCGCGCAAGTATCCCGGCGGCATCCGGCGCGGCCTGTTCGCCGGCTCCGCCGCTACCCTGATCCTGATTATCGTGCTCGGCGTGCTGGGCGCGTTGAACTGGCAGGGGTTCTTCACCGCGTTCCACGGGGTCTTCTTCGCGGACGGTACCTGGACGTTCTTTGTGGACGACACGCTGATCCGGCTGTTCCCCGCCCAGTTCTGGATGGATGCGGGCATCGTGATCGCGGTGCTGGTGCTGATGGTGTCCTCGCTGGTGCTGGCCTTCACCTGGCCGACCAAGTCCAGGCGGGAACGCAGCTCCGAGAAGCTCGCAGCCGCGCGCGCCCGCTACCTGCAGGACCTGCGCGAGGACTTCTAA